The following are encoded together in the Phyllobacterium zundukense genome:
- a CDS encoding ABC transporter ATP-binding protein, with the protein MTAPEFALKIEGLNKTFGDFHALDDINLEIKPGEFVVFVGPSGCGKSTLLRIIAGLEHASNGNIDIAGRRVNDVEPSKRDIAMVFQSYALYPHLNVRGNLSLGLKQAKKPASFIEAQVQKAAKMLALEELLHRRPSELSGGQRQRVAIGRALVREPQLFLLDEPLSNLDAALRVNTRLEIAQLHRETGKTMVYVTHDQIEAMTLADKIVVMNKGKIEQIGSPMELYQRPANTFVARFIGSPQMNVFPGSKVGMSDTSLVGIRPEHLTIRMDDGPISGAVSHVEHLGADTNVYVDVADLGLVVVRVSGDVESRPGDILRLDMRPDLVHRFDVQDRRVN; encoded by the coding sequence ATGACTGCACCAGAATTTGCCCTCAAAATTGAGGGCTTGAACAAGACCTTCGGTGACTTTCACGCTCTTGACGACATCAATCTGGAAATCAAGCCCGGTGAGTTCGTCGTCTTCGTTGGGCCATCAGGATGCGGAAAGTCTACGTTGCTTCGCATTATCGCGGGGCTTGAGCATGCCTCCAATGGCAACATCGATATCGCTGGCAGGCGGGTCAACGACGTGGAACCTTCGAAGCGCGATATCGCAATGGTGTTCCAGTCCTATGCGCTTTACCCGCATCTCAACGTCAGGGGCAATCTGTCTCTGGGATTGAAGCAGGCGAAGAAGCCCGCCTCCTTCATCGAGGCGCAGGTCCAAAAGGCGGCAAAAATGCTCGCGCTCGAAGAGCTTCTCCACCGTCGTCCGTCGGAACTCTCAGGTGGTCAGCGACAGCGCGTGGCAATCGGCCGCGCGCTCGTGCGGGAGCCGCAGCTGTTCCTCCTCGACGAACCCTTGTCCAACCTCGATGCGGCGTTGCGCGTCAACACAAGGCTCGAAATCGCGCAGCTCCACCGGGAGACGGGAAAGACCATGGTCTATGTGACGCACGATCAGATCGAGGCCATGACATTGGCTGATAAGATCGTCGTGATGAACAAGGGGAAAATTGAACAGATCGGATCGCCCATGGAACTCTACCAGCGCCCCGCAAACACATTCGTTGCCCGCTTCATCGGCTCTCCGCAGATGAACGTCTTTCCCGGATCGAAGGTTGGAATGAGCGACACGAGCCTTGTCGGGATCCGCCCCGAACATCTGACAATTCGCATGGATGATGGCCCTATCTCTGGCGCTGTCAGCCACGTCGAACATCTCGGCGCCGACACCAACGTCTACGTTGATGTTGCCGATCTCGGTCTGGTCGTTGTGCGCGTGTCCGGTGATGTAGAGTCAAGACCAGGCGACATTCTCCGCTTGGACATGCGGCCGGACCTTGTTCATCGCTTCGACGTACAGGATCGGCGGGTCAACTGA
- a CDS encoding carbohydrate ABC transporter permease: MSRSPSILMRTIGAHVALGGYTLIALFPVAVIVINAFKSRAAIFSEPLTPPTAKSFSLIGFETISARGDFVSYFINSATVTGVSLALILSFGAMAAFALSEYRFRGNGLIALYVALGIMIPIRLGTVAILQLMVSAGLVNNLLALILVYTAQGLPLSVFILTEFMRQISADLKDAGRIDGLSEYKIFFMLVLPLVRPALATVAVFTMIPIWNDLWFPLILAPAEQTKTITLGAQVFIGQFVTDWNAVLAALTLAIVPILILYLLFSRQLVRGLTAGAVK; this comes from the coding sequence ATGTCTCGATCACCATCAATCCTCATGCGTACGATCGGTGCCCATGTTGCGCTCGGCGGTTATACCCTTATTGCGCTCTTTCCTGTCGCCGTCATCGTCATCAATGCCTTCAAGAGCCGCGCTGCGATCTTCAGCGAGCCGCTCACGCCGCCGACGGCGAAGAGCTTTTCTCTGATTGGCTTCGAGACGATCTCCGCGCGCGGGGATTTTGTCTCCTACTTCATCAATTCGGCAACTGTGACCGGGGTTTCGCTCGCCCTGATCCTGTCGTTCGGCGCGATGGCCGCTTTCGCGCTTTCCGAATATCGGTTCCGTGGCAATGGGCTTATCGCTCTGTACGTCGCGCTCGGCATCATGATCCCGATCCGCCTCGGGACCGTAGCCATCTTGCAGCTGATGGTGAGCGCCGGGCTCGTGAACAACCTCCTCGCCCTGATCCTGGTTTACACCGCACAGGGGCTGCCGCTGTCGGTCTTCATACTCACTGAGTTCATGAGGCAGATTTCTGCCGATCTGAAAGATGCAGGTCGAATCGACGGCCTGTCGGAGTACAAGATCTTCTTCATGCTTGTACTGCCGCTAGTGCGACCGGCGCTCGCGACGGTCGCGGTTTTTACGATGATACCCATCTGGAACGACCTTTGGTTTCCGCTCATCCTCGCTCCAGCCGAGCAGACGAAGACGATCACCCTTGGCGCTCAGGTGTTCATCGGCCAGTTCGTCACTGACTGGAACGCGGTGCTGGCGGCCTTGACGCTCGCGATCGTTCCGATCCTCATCCTCTATCTCCTCTTCTCTCGCCAGCTTGTGCGCGGCCTGACGGCCGGCGCCGTCAAGTAG
- a CDS encoding carbohydrate ABC transporter permease has translation MSSAKLNRWPSPRWHILVFLAPALSVYTALMVIPLALTLRQSLYNGVDGTLAFVGFENFSKLLFDPTWATSFWNALSNNLVFFVIHMALQNPIGIALAALLANPKLRLARFYRTAIFVPTILSFVVVGFVWKLILSPLWGVAPSMLKAIGLGWLFAPWLGREDSALIALSLISVWQFVGMPMILIYAALLSIPDEVLEAAECDGITGWSQFFKIKLPLILPTIGIASILTFVGNFNAFDLVYVSQGAQAGPNYSTDLLGTFLYRTFFGFQLQLGDTYMGATIASMMFLLILFGVCTYLFFVQRRLQRYQF, from the coding sequence ATGTCTTCAGCAAAGTTGAACCGTTGGCCATCGCCCCGATGGCACATCCTGGTTTTCCTCGCCCCAGCGCTTTCGGTCTATACGGCGCTCATGGTGATCCCGCTAGCATTGACGCTCCGGCAGTCGCTCTACAACGGGGTTGACGGCACACTTGCCTTTGTCGGGTTTGAGAATTTCAGCAAGCTCCTATTTGACCCGACCTGGGCAACAAGCTTCTGGAACGCGCTTTCGAATAACCTCGTGTTCTTCGTAATCCATATGGCTTTGCAGAACCCGATCGGTATCGCCTTGGCGGCGCTACTTGCCAATCCGAAGCTCAGGCTGGCCCGCTTCTACCGAACCGCCATCTTCGTTCCGACAATCCTATCCTTCGTCGTCGTTGGCTTTGTCTGGAAGCTCATTCTTTCCCCTCTCTGGGGTGTCGCGCCCTCTATGTTGAAAGCGATCGGCCTTGGTTGGCTCTTCGCCCCTTGGCTCGGACGGGAAGACAGCGCGCTTATCGCGCTGTCGCTCATTTCTGTCTGGCAATTCGTTGGCATGCCGATGATCCTTATCTATGCCGCCTTGCTTTCCATTCCTGATGAAGTGCTCGAGGCGGCGGAATGCGACGGCATTACCGGGTGGAGCCAGTTCTTCAAGATCAAGCTGCCGTTGATCCTGCCCACGATCGGTATTGCCTCCATCCTGACTTTCGTCGGCAACTTCAATGCGTTTGACTTGGTCTATGTCAGCCAGGGTGCGCAGGCAGGTCCGAACTATTCCACAGATCTGCTCGGCACCTTCCTTTATCGCACCTTCTTCGGGTTCCAGCTCCAGCTGGGTGACACCTACATGGGGGCGACGATCGCGTCGATGATGTTCCTGCTCATCCTGTTCGGCGTCTGCACTTATCTCTTCTTCGTGCAGCGCCGCTTGCAGAGGTACCAATTCTGA
- a CDS encoding ABC transporter substrate-binding protein, whose product MRKLSLAATCLAAAAFCSGAARAEDTTLTIESWRTDDIAIWQDKIIPAFEKTHPGITVRFSPTAPTEYNAALNAKLDAGSAGDLITCRPFDASLALYDKHQIVSLNDLPGIDDFSSVAKAAWTTDDGKTTFCVPMASVIHGFIYNADIFAELGLSEPKTNDEFFKLLEAIKTDGRYVPMALGTVDQWEAATMGYQNIGPTYWKGEDGRLALVAGKQKLTDEGWVEPYRVLKRWSDYLGDGYKAQTYPDSQNLFTLGRAAIFPAGSWEIGLFSQQAQFKLGAFPPPVASAGDTCYISDHPDIGLGLNATSKNAEAARTFLSWVASEEFATLYSNALPGFFALSKHQAKLDNELAKKFLSWRNDCQSTIRSTYAIVSRGTPNLENETWNASANVLNGVEPPETAAKRLQDGLDRWYKPAK is encoded by the coding sequence ATGAGAAAACTATCCTTGGCAGCAACTTGCCTTGCTGCGGCAGCTTTTTGCAGTGGCGCCGCGCGCGCGGAAGACACCACACTTACGATCGAAAGCTGGCGCACCGATGACATTGCGATCTGGCAGGACAAGATCATCCCGGCTTTCGAAAAGACGCATCCGGGCATCACCGTTCGCTTCTCGCCGACGGCACCGACCGAATACAACGCGGCTCTGAATGCGAAGCTGGACGCAGGTTCTGCAGGTGATCTCATTACCTGCCGCCCGTTCGATGCATCGCTCGCGCTCTACGACAAGCACCAGATCGTCTCCTTGAACGACCTCCCGGGAATCGATGACTTTTCGTCCGTCGCGAAGGCCGCGTGGACCACCGACGATGGCAAAACCACGTTCTGCGTTCCGATGGCCTCCGTCATCCACGGCTTCATCTACAACGCAGATATCTTCGCGGAACTCGGCCTCAGCGAGCCAAAGACGAACGACGAGTTTTTCAAGCTGCTCGAGGCTATCAAAACTGATGGCAGATATGTGCCCATGGCCCTTGGAACCGTTGATCAGTGGGAAGCCGCGACAATGGGCTACCAGAACATCGGCCCGACGTACTGGAAGGGTGAAGATGGCCGGCTTGCGCTCGTCGCCGGCAAGCAGAAACTGACAGATGAGGGCTGGGTGGAGCCCTATCGCGTGCTCAAGCGCTGGAGCGATTATCTTGGCGACGGCTACAAGGCTCAGACCTACCCAGACAGCCAGAACCTGTTCACCCTCGGTCGCGCAGCAATCTTTCCGGCCGGCTCCTGGGAAATCGGCCTGTTCTCGCAACAGGCGCAGTTCAAGCTCGGCGCCTTTCCGCCTCCGGTCGCCTCCGCCGGCGACACCTGCTACATTTCAGATCATCCCGACATTGGTCTCGGTCTGAATGCCACTTCGAAGAACGCCGAAGCTGCACGAACCTTCCTGAGCTGGGTGGCTTCGGAAGAGTTTGCGACCCTCTATTCCAACGCACTGCCGGGCTTCTTCGCTCTCTCCAAGCATCAGGCCAAACTCGACAACGAGCTCGCGAAGAAGTTTCTCTCCTGGCGAAACGACTGCCAGTCGACCATCCGCTCGACCTACGCGATCGTCTCGCGCGGCACGCCGAACCTCGAAAACGAAACCTGGAACGCGTCTGCCAACGTGCTCAATGGCGTAGAGCCCCCGGAGACAGCAGCCAAGCGTCTGCAGGACGGTCTGGACCGTTGGTACAAGCCCGCAAAGTAA
- a CDS encoding DeoR/GlpR family DNA-binding transcription regulator: MNEHGGKMVETEGHAQAASQNSTGRQLQTARQRALLAMVKSRDFVTVAEMAVHFGVSEMTIRRDLKALDKDGSLERAHGGAILPETAPLGAEQPFRDRQVRNLDEKRKIAIAAARLIRQHEMIGLDVGTTTLMLAKEIVGFPNLRAATNSLRLAMTLADSLVSVFVPTGQVRPLEMSITGARAVRELTNYRFDKTFLGLSAVDETGLYDFSIEDTEVKQAFVTQSNQVIALIDSSKFAKTSTVRLGGLDMLDILVTDAAPPPSLARALKEAKVEVIIAGDERR, encoded by the coding sequence ATGAACGAACACGGTGGAAAAATGGTCGAGACCGAAGGACACGCCCAGGCCGCATCTCAGAATTCTACCGGCCGACAACTGCAAACGGCGCGCCAGAGAGCGCTCCTCGCAATGGTGAAGTCGCGCGACTTCGTTACCGTCGCCGAGATGGCAGTGCATTTTGGCGTCTCCGAGATGACAATCCGGCGTGACCTTAAAGCGCTTGATAAAGATGGCAGTCTCGAGCGCGCTCATGGTGGCGCCATTCTCCCGGAGACCGCACCTCTCGGCGCGGAACAGCCTTTTCGAGATCGTCAGGTCAGAAACCTCGATGAAAAGCGAAAAATTGCCATTGCTGCCGCTCGACTGATCCGACAGCACGAAATGATTGGACTGGATGTCGGCACCACCACGCTAATGCTGGCGAAGGAGATTGTCGGTTTTCCCAACCTTCGCGCGGCGACAAACAGCCTTCGCCTCGCCATGACACTGGCCGACAGCCTCGTCTCGGTCTTCGTGCCGACCGGTCAGGTGCGGCCACTTGAAATGTCAATTACAGGTGCGCGTGCGGTCCGAGAGCTCACGAACTATCGGTTCGACAAGACATTTTTGGGTCTGTCGGCGGTCGACGAAACCGGTCTCTACGATTTCTCGATCGAAGACACCGAGGTCAAACAGGCGTTCGTTACCCAGTCAAACCAAGTCATCGCACTCATCGACAGCAGCAAGTTTGCAAAGACGTCGACGGTTCGCCTCGGCGGCCTGGACATGCTCGACATTCTGGTCACCGACGCTGCTCCACCGCCAAGTCTCGCCCGAGCACTGAAAGAAGCGAAGGTGGAAGTCATCATTGCGGGGGATGAGCGCCGCTGA
- a CDS encoding sugar phosphate isomerase/epimerase family protein — translation MIQLGIFAKTFDRKTSAKLADAIALAGYECTQFNMASIGLETLPEVMDYTSLTTVKRDFEASRVTIPVISGTYNMIAPDPKVVEQGRLGFRVLAEASKALGYSTITLCTGTRNVEDKWKSHPDNAGQDAWREFRVELDRLIEIAETYDVTLGVEPEPSNVISSARAARRLLDEVGSERVKIVFDPFNLVDWSKRDHASDTLLRAFDHLADATSIIHAQDMRNDGKPCAPGRGFIDFERLFNLFLREGFSGPIIAHGFGESEAASTAAFLRDLLPSKG, via the coding sequence TTGATCCAGCTCGGTATCTTCGCCAAAACATTCGACCGCAAGACAAGCGCCAAGCTCGCCGACGCCATTGCACTGGCCGGCTACGAATGCACGCAGTTCAACATGGCAAGCATCGGACTTGAAACGCTGCCGGAAGTGATGGACTACACGAGTCTGACCACCGTGAAGCGCGACTTCGAGGCAAGCCGTGTGACGATCCCGGTCATTTCAGGGACCTACAACATGATCGCCCCCGATCCAAAGGTGGTCGAACAGGGCAGGCTTGGTTTTCGCGTACTCGCCGAAGCCAGCAAGGCGCTTGGCTACTCAACGATCACGCTCTGCACCGGCACCCGGAACGTGGAGGACAAGTGGAAATCTCATCCCGATAACGCAGGGCAGGATGCTTGGCGCGAATTTCGCGTTGAACTCGATCGGCTGATCGAGATTGCCGAAACCTACGACGTGACACTTGGCGTTGAACCGGAGCCGTCCAACGTCATCTCATCAGCGCGGGCCGCCAGGCGACTGCTGGACGAGGTCGGTAGCGAGCGGGTAAAAATCGTATTCGACCCCTTCAATCTGGTTGATTGGAGCAAACGGGATCATGCCTCCGATACCCTGCTTCGCGCCTTCGACCACTTGGCAGATGCAACGTCGATTATCCATGCGCAGGACATGCGCAACGATGGCAAGCCGTGCGCTCCGGGCAGGGGCTTTATTGATTTTGAACGTCTTTTCAACCTCTTCTTGCGCGAAGGTTTCTCGGGCCCAATCATCGCCCATGGGTTCGGGGAAAGCGAGGCCGCCTCTACGGCCGCGTTCTTGCGTGATCTTCTTCCTTCCAAAGGGTGA
- a CDS encoding PIG-L deacetylase family protein, with product MANAGSRHLFLSPHLDDVPFSCAGLIKKLTSAGDDVVISTFITGDATGTLTPLASRFHRVWNRGDRPYAIRREEDKCVAHLLGARYRHEGVLDAIYRKDQNGGPIYHDIPELFAGLKPEDQANVEAIARKLDQILAEEKPDFAYAPIGIGRHADHLSLVKAAQEVCLGHIPLRLYEEFPYLLGEFPAEQPISVELGLELSGWKCPTPEFIDVDLTARIEAARLYPSQIPEIFGSDAALVNAMRRHAERYEAHSGRERLWTPTATH from the coding sequence ATGGCGAACGCAGGCTCACGCCACCTTTTCCTCTCCCCACATCTCGACGATGTGCCGTTCAGTTGCGCCGGGCTTATCAAGAAACTGACGAGCGCGGGCGACGATGTCGTCATCTCAACCTTCATCACGGGAGATGCGACCGGAACCCTAACCCCGCTTGCAAGCCGCTTCCATAGAGTTTGGAATCGGGGCGATCGCCCTTACGCAATCCGCCGCGAGGAGGACAAGTGTGTCGCGCACTTACTCGGCGCACGGTACCGGCACGAGGGTGTCCTGGATGCCATCTATCGTAAGGACCAGAATGGCGGACCAATCTATCATGACATCCCAGAGCTGTTTGCTGGATTGAAACCCGAAGATCAAGCCAATGTCGAGGCGATTGCGCGCAAGCTTGATCAGATCCTCGCGGAGGAAAAGCCTGACTTTGCCTACGCGCCAATCGGCATTGGTCGGCATGCCGATCATCTCAGCCTAGTGAAAGCAGCCCAAGAGGTTTGCCTCGGACACATACCCCTGCGTCTTTACGAGGAATTTCCTTATTTGCTGGGCGAATTCCCGGCCGAGCAACCGATATCAGTCGAGCTCGGTTTAGAGCTCTCGGGCTGGAAGTGCCCGACGCCCGAATTCATAGACGTCGATCTGACAGCGCGCATCGAGGCCGCCCGCCTTTATCCAAGCCAGATTCCTGAAATTTTTGGCAGCGATGCGGCACTGGTCAACGCGATGCGACGGCATGCCGAGCGATACGAAGCACATTCCGGGAGGGAGAGATTATGGACACCAACGGCCACGCACTGA
- a CDS encoding Gfo/Idh/MocA family protein — protein sequence MQQNRSNQSAPLRVLAVGLGHMGISHAQAITRIDGFELVGICSRSVLGMELPPELSSIARFNDFDDALDRLKPDAVIISTYPDTHADFAIKVMRAGAHVFVEKPMARSVEEAERMVSVARETRRTIYIGYILRVHPSWRELIRRGKELGKPLVMRMNINQQSIGDSWTWHKNLMKSLSPVVDCGVHYIDVMCELTGAKPVRVHGIGARLSNEIAEDQYNYGQLQVTFDDGSIGWYEVGWGPMMSEVAYFVKDVVGPKGAVSITMTEQGDAAAQGASTTASSDILNHVKTSALRIHHSELNPDNSLKHADEIIKMADEPDHDALCELEQRAFLDAIRAGAIDMRDLTAAVDSLRVVLAADQSIRTRRHIDL from the coding sequence ATGCAGCAGAATCGCAGCAATCAGTCGGCTCCACTCCGGGTTCTGGCAGTGGGGCTCGGGCACATGGGTATCTCGCATGCCCAGGCCATCACCCGCATCGATGGTTTCGAGCTCGTGGGTATTTGCAGCCGCTCCGTGCTTGGCATGGAGTTGCCGCCTGAGCTGTCGTCCATCGCCCGTTTCAATGACTTCGATGACGCCCTCGATAGGCTAAAGCCAGACGCGGTGATCATCAGCACCTATCCTGACACCCATGCCGATTTCGCCATCAAGGTAATGCGGGCCGGCGCTCATGTCTTCGTCGAAAAGCCGATGGCGCGGAGTGTCGAAGAGGCGGAACGCATGGTTTCGGTCGCGAGAGAAACACGACGCACCATCTATATCGGCTATATCCTCAGGGTGCATCCGTCGTGGCGCGAACTTATCCGACGCGGAAAAGAGCTCGGCAAGCCGCTTGTCATGCGCATGAACATCAATCAACAGTCGATTGGCGATTCCTGGACCTGGCACAAGAACCTGATGAAGTCCCTGTCGCCGGTCGTCGACTGCGGAGTCCACTATATCGACGTGATGTGCGAGCTCACGGGAGCGAAGCCGGTCCGCGTTCACGGAATCGGCGCGCGTCTCTCAAACGAAATCGCCGAAGACCAATACAACTATGGGCAGCTTCAGGTGACCTTCGACGACGGCTCGATCGGTTGGTATGAGGTTGGCTGGGGTCCGATGATGAGCGAGGTTGCCTACTTCGTGAAAGACGTCGTCGGTCCGAAGGGCGCCGTGAGCATTACCATGACAGAACAGGGTGATGCAGCCGCGCAAGGCGCATCGACGACGGCATCGTCGGACATTCTCAATCACGTCAAGACGAGCGCGCTACGGATCCATCATTCCGAGCTCAACCCGGACAACTCCCTCAAGCACGCCGACGAGATCATCAAGATGGCTGACGAGCCCGATCATGATGCACTCTGTGAGCTGGAGCAGCGAGCCTTTCTCGACGCTATCCGCGCTGGCGCTATTGATATGCGTGATCTCACCGCGGCGGTGGACAGCCTTCGCGTGGTGCTCGCCGCCGATCAAAGTATCCGCACACGCCGCCACATCGATCTTTAG
- a CDS encoding alpha/beta fold hydrolase encodes MANSSFIQSAKSGARLNVVRLGNGGLPVLFQHGLGGDAQQVARIFPQGGRFDLTTVECAGHGASSCPQPPAFSLESFYEDIEAFSAEHFQHGFVAGGISMGAALALAFAIRNPTKMHGLILVRPAWFLSKSPANLEPIREIGELLQRNTPKEALDAFVASSLAARIRQSSPDNYGTLIDYLGDHQPEWLGKLLTDITGDGFEFSVAQLEIIKVPTLVVGVEADDIHPLALAERLHRCIPGSRFEKAPRKDDALAIPNYYDWTAELIAGFLSEIAIQAPDPTEDAARTIGD; translated from the coding sequence TTGGCGAACAGCAGCTTCATCCAATCTGCGAAAAGTGGCGCGCGCCTGAACGTTGTCCGACTCGGCAACGGTGGTCTTCCCGTTCTGTTTCAGCACGGTCTGGGCGGAGATGCTCAGCAGGTGGCGCGCATTTTCCCGCAAGGCGGAAGATTTGATCTGACGACGGTCGAATGCGCCGGACATGGCGCCTCGTCTTGCCCCCAACCACCGGCTTTTTCGCTGGAGTCGTTCTACGAGGACATCGAGGCGTTTTCAGCCGAGCATTTCCAGCATGGCTTTGTTGCCGGCGGCATCTCGATGGGAGCAGCCTTGGCGCTCGCTTTCGCCATCCGAAACCCGACCAAAATGCACGGCCTCATTCTGGTTCGGCCGGCATGGTTTCTCAGCAAATCCCCCGCCAATCTCGAGCCGATACGGGAGATCGGTGAACTGCTGCAGCGGAACACGCCAAAGGAGGCTTTGGACGCCTTCGTCGCAAGTAGCCTCGCCGCCCGGATCAGGCAGTCGAGCCCCGACAACTACGGCACGTTGATCGACTATCTCGGTGACCATCAGCCGGAATGGCTCGGAAAACTGCTGACGGATATCACAGGCGACGGATTTGAGTTCTCTGTCGCGCAACTCGAAATCATAAAAGTTCCGACCCTCGTGGTCGGCGTCGAGGCGGATGATATTCATCCGCTCGCACTCGCCGAACGGCTTCATCGCTGCATACCCGGCTCACGGTTTGAGAAGGCCCCGCGGAAAGACGACGCGCTAGCCATTCCCAACTACTACGATTGGACAGCCGAGCTCATTGCTGGCTTTCTTTCTGAGATTGCAATTCAAGCGCCAGACCCGACCGAAGATGCCGCTCGCACGATCGGTGACTAG
- a CDS encoding BtpA/SgcQ family protein, translating into MQWLKETFHVDKPIIAMCHLQALPGDPAYDTAGGMKKVIDKALADLTHLQDGGVDAVMFSNEFSLPYLTKVRPETTAAMARVIGELMPSIKVPFGVNVLWDPIASIDLAAATGAVFIREIMSGVYASDFGLWDTNVGETVRHKMRLSPDLKLLYNIVPEAASYLGNRNIIDIARSTVFNNRPDALCVSGLTAGAETDTQVLSSVKNAVPSTVVFCNTGCRLENVERQLSVSDGAVVGSTFKIDGVFENAVDPARVKAFMDKVKVIRSASPKAA; encoded by the coding sequence ATGCAATGGCTCAAAGAAACCTTCCACGTCGATAAGCCCATCATTGCGATGTGCCACTTGCAGGCACTGCCTGGCGACCCGGCGTATGACACTGCCGGCGGTATGAAAAAGGTCATCGACAAGGCCCTCGCCGACCTCACGCATCTCCAGGATGGTGGTGTCGATGCAGTTATGTTCTCCAATGAGTTCAGCCTTCCGTATCTGACGAAGGTGCGTCCGGAGACGACGGCCGCCATGGCCCGGGTGATTGGCGAACTCATGCCGTCGATCAAGGTGCCGTTCGGCGTGAACGTGCTTTGGGATCCGATCGCCTCCATCGACCTCGCAGCGGCAACCGGCGCCGTCTTCATTCGCGAAATCATGAGCGGCGTCTATGCGAGCGATTTCGGACTTTGGGACACGAATGTCGGGGAGACGGTCCGCCATAAGATGCGCCTCTCCCCGGATTTGAAGCTTCTATACAACATCGTTCCGGAGGCGGCCTCGTATCTTGGAAACCGTAACATCATCGATATCGCGCGCTCCACTGTCTTCAATAATCGCCCTGATGCGCTCTGCGTTTCTGGCCTGACCGCCGGCGCTGAAACTGACACACAAGTTCTATCCAGCGTGAAGAATGCTGTTCCGAGCACTGTGGTATTCTGCAATACAGGTTGCCGCCTCGAGAATGTCGAACGGCAGCTTTCTGTCTCGGACGGTGCGGTGGTGGGTTCCACCTTCAAGATCGATGGCGTGTTCGAAAACGCGGTCGATCCTGCCCGAGTGAAGGCGTTCATGGACAAGGTCAAGGTGATCCGCAGCGCTTCACCCAAGGCAGCATAG
- a CDS encoding aminotransferase class I/II-fold pyridoxal phosphate-dependent enzyme gives MNTIQGQTSSHTSSISQYAAIEAIGGNQDYIDDFVRKRRDLVVERINEAQGLECRTPDGSFDVFVNCHGVIGSTTPQGKVIESDMDFAMYLLEHFGVAVRPGSGFMASPYIRISYAASVEELQHACGRMLVACEALSEGERAYGKAKQLREPMAERGLVHIMAAHSLLSATLAEEAGFDGLWAFGALRSCRYEPDCGRSPVSPRCRSSPMDTGYGDALNVIHAIGENERQGRRCGAHRSAKQPALGCLNSICR, from the coding sequence ATGAACACGATCCAGGGGCAGACCTCGTCGCACACGAGCTCGATCTCACAATATGCGGCCATAGAGGCGATCGGCGGCAACCAGGACTACATTGACGATTTCGTCCGCAAGCGCCGGGATCTCGTGGTCGAGAGGATCAACGAGGCCCAAGGACTTGAATGCCGCACCCCAGACGGCTCCTTTGATGTCTTCGTTAATTGCCATGGCGTGATCGGCAGCACCACGCCTCAGGGCAAGGTGATCGAGTCCGACATGGACTTCGCCATGTATCTTCTCGAGCACTTCGGTGTCGCCGTTAGGCCGGGCAGCGGCTTCATGGCTTCGCCCTATATCCGCATTTCCTACGCCGCGTCAGTCGAAGAACTGCAGCACGCCTGCGGCCGCATGCTGGTAGCCTGCGAAGCCCTGTCAGAAGGTGAGAGGGCCTATGGCAAAGCGAAGCAACTGCGTGAACCCATGGCCGAACGCGGCCTCGTTCACATTATGGCGGCCCACAGCCTGCTGTCCGCCACCTTGGCCGAAGAGGCCGGCTTCGACGGTCTCTGGGCTTTCGGCGCACTACGGTCTTGCCGATATGAGCCTGATTGCGGGCGATCGCCGGTTAGTCCTCGCTGCCGGTCGTCGCCGATGGATACGGGCTACGGCGATGCCTTGAATGTGATCCACGCCATCGGGGAAAACGAAAGGCAGGGGAGGCGGTGCGGCGCTCATCGAAGTGCGAAACAGCCGGCACTCGGGTGTCTGAACAGTATTTGTCGCTAG